A window of Primulina tabacum isolate GXHZ01 chromosome 4, ASM2559414v2, whole genome shotgun sequence contains these coding sequences:
- the LOC142541391 gene encoding protein SHORT-ROOT-like has translation MDRTSILSNEAGFLHIISNPKNNPILDQLDTQGSNFNNQPQSNNTSAASQSSDSVEASDAKWASKLLTECARALSDKDSTKIHHLLWMLNELASPYGDCDQKLASYFLQALVCKATDSGHRCHKTLISVAEKSHSFDSIRKLILKFQEVSPWTTFGHVASNGAILEALEGESKIHIVDISNTLCTQWPTLLEALATRADETPSLKLTIVVTTSIAKSVMKEIAPRMEKFARLMGVPFEFKVVSGLYRLGDLTKDGLGVQEDEALAVNCIGALRKVRVEERMDVIKMIQTLKPRVVTIVEEEADFSTNKNDFVKCFEECLRFYTAYFDMLEESFPTTSNEKLMLERECSRTMVRVLACDDESDHGGENERRERGIQWAERLRDSGFSSVGYSDDVIDDIKALLKRYRAGWSYISPPGSVYDSGIYLSWKEEPVVWCSVWKP, from the coding sequence ATGGATAGAACCTCAATCCTCTCAAATGAAGCTGGCTTCTTACACATAATTTCCAACCCAAAAAACAATccaattcttgatcagttagacACACAAGGAAGCAACTTCAACAATCAGCCTCAAAGCAACAACACATCTGCAGCAAGCCAATCTTCGGATTCGGTCGAGGCTTCCGACGCGAAATGGGCATCAAAACTACTCACAGAGTGTGCCAGAGCCTTATCTGATAAGGACTCGACCAAGATCCATCACCTTCTGTGGATGTTGAATGAGCTTGCTTCTCCATATGGAGATTGTGATCAAAAGTTAGCATCTTATTTCTTGCAAGCCCTCGTCTGTAAGGCGACCGACTCCGGTCACCGTTGTCACAAAACCCTGATATCGGTTGCAGAAAAGAGCCACTCTTTCGACTCTATCCGAAAATTGATCCTAAAGTTTCAAGAAGTGAGCCCTTGGACAACTTTCGGTCATGTGGCATCAAATGGAGCCATTTTGGAAGCCTTAGAGGGTGAGTCCAAGATTCATATCGTTGATATAAGCAACACTTTGTGTACACAGTGGCCTACTCTTTTAGAAGCCTTAGCTACAAGGGCCgatgaaacgcctagtttaaaGCTGACTATTGTCGTTACAACCAGCATCGCGAAGTCGGTTATGAAGGAGATAGCTCCAAGAATGGAGAAGTTTGCAAGGCTCATGGGTGTGCCCTTTGAGTTCAAGGTCGTGAGCGGCCTATACCGGTTAGGAGACCTGACAAAAGATGGTTTGGGGGTTCAAGAAGATGAAGCTTTGGCTGTGAATTGTATTGGAGCATTGAGAAAAGTTCGTGTTGAAGAAAGGATGGATGTCATCAAAATGATCCAAACCCTAAAACCGAGGGTTGTCACAATAGTTGAAGAGGAGGCTGACTTTTCAACTAACAAAAACGACTTCGTTAAGTGCTTCGAAGAATGTTTGAGGTTCTATACAGCATACTTTGACATGTTAGAAGAGAGTTTCCCAACTACTAGCAATGAGAAGTTGATGTTGGAGAGGGAGTGCTCCAGAACCATGGTAAGGGTTTTGGCTTGTGACGACGAAAGTGATCATGGAGGGGAAAATGAGAGGAGGGAGAGGGGGATCCAATGGGCTGAGAGGCTCCGGGATTCGGGTTTTTCGTCAGTTGGATATAGTGACGATGTCATCGATGATATCAAAGCATTGCTTAAGCGATATCGAGCAGGGTGGTCGTACATATCGCCCCCCGGTTCCGTCTATGATTCAGGTATCTATTTGAGTTGGAAAGAAGAACCTGTGGTGTGGTGTTCAGTATGGAAACCCTAA
- the LOC142542257 gene encoding uncharacterized protein LOC142542257, protein MASSSGAYKEGTQQGHSSVSPYNGSPVSGEWGVPTFQHQQTISMEWTPEEQTMLEEGLAKYASESNIIRYAKIAQQLKNKTVRDVALRCRWMTKKEITKRRKDDFNVRKSKERKEKVVDSSAKPSRFAIQSGFSHASGMASDGYDDGISYNDVTGVTRRLIEQNSWAFKQISSNLASHQIDENIGLLNQARENIYKILNNLNGMGQTMKKMPPLPKVNEDLASTILPPSTFPIH, encoded by the exons ATGGCTAGCTCAAGTGGGGCATATAAAGAAGGGACACAACAAGGGCATAGCTCCGTGTCTCCATACAATGGAAGCCCGGTTAGTGGGGAGTGGGGTGTGCCAACTTTTCAGCATCAGCAGACAATTTCTATGGAGTGGACTCCTGAGGAACAAACTATGTTGGAGGAAGGTTTGGCCAA ATATGCCTCTGAGTCAAACATTATCCGCTATGCGAAGATCGCTCAGCAGCTAAAAAACAAGACAGTTCGCGATGTGGCATTGCGCTGCAGATGGATGACG aagaaagaaatcaccAAGAGAAGGAAAGATGATTTCAATGTACGGAAAAGTAAAGAAAGAAAG GAAAAGGTAGTTGATTCTTCAGCAAAGCCTTCTCGCTTCGCCATCCAGTCGGGTTTTTCTCATGCTTCAGGAATGGCTTCTGATGGCTATGATGATGGCATATCATACAATG ATGTCACTGGTGTCACTCGACGGCTTATTGAGCAAAATTCTTGGGCCTTTAAACAGATATCTTCGAATCTTGCTTCTCATCAG ATAGACGAAAACATCGGACTTTTGAATCAAGCTCGAGAGAACATCTACAAAATATTGAACAA CTTGAACGGCATGGGCCAGACAATGAAGAAGATGCCTCCCCTCCCTAAAGTGAATGAAGACTTAGCCAGTACCATTCTTCCACCCTCAACTTTCCCCATTCATTGA
- the LOC142541390 gene encoding uncharacterized protein LOC142541390, which produces MIRTRMLWFSFGFASASATIAQFVYKDLLFDSNSIASQMKERFKSLDSRVSNLESAFSSKTDAPRVEETVG; this is translated from the exons ATGATTCGGACGAGGATGTTATGGTTCAGTTTTGGCTTCGCTTCTGCGTCGGCGACTATTGCTCAATTTGTGTACAAAGATCTCTTGTTCGATAGCAATTCTATCGCCTCACAA ATGAAGGAAAGGTTTAAATCGTTGGACAGCAGGGTTTCCAATCTTGAATCAGCCTTTTCCAGCAAAACCGATGCACCTCGG GTTGAAGAAACTGTTGGATGA
- the LOC142542262 gene encoding uncharacterized protein LOC142542262 isoform X1 has protein sequence MTIRGHRPAARGRFLPELMVAMAILATSSIVSADPYEYKSPPPYEYKSPPPPSPHPHPPYYYKSPPPPPPYEYKSPPPPSPSPPPPYYYKSPPPPSPSPPPPYVYKSPPPPSPSPPPPYYYKSPPPPSPSPPPPYYYKSPPPPSPSPPPPYYYKSPPPPSPSPPPPYYYKSPPPPSPSPPPPYYYKSPPPPSPSPPPPYYYKSPPPPSPTPHYYYKSPPPPSPSPPPHYYYKSPPPPSPPPPYYYYKSPPPPSPSHPPHYYYKSPPPPSPSPPPPYYYISPPPPKKSPPPYHYTSPPPPPKSYPPPYHYVSPPPPVKTPPPTYYYKSPPPPHVPYYPPHHPLVVKVVGKVYCYKCYDWTYPIKSHDKKHLKGAIVEVTCKVGDKKIVAYGKTKINGKYSIPIEGFEYGKYGAKACKAKLHAPPKDSKCNIPTNLHWGKKGAKLKVKSKTEHEVVLYAKSFAYAPKTPYEECNKPKPKPKPTPTPYYYKSPPPPPPVYIYKSPPPPTYVYKSPPPPPPYVYKSPPPPPPVYIYKSPPPPSPYYYKSPPPPSPYPLPYHYKSPPPPYYYKSPPPPSPSPHHPYYYKSPPPPSPSPPPPYYYKSPPPPSPSPHHPYYYKSPPPPSPSPPPPYYYKSPPPPSPSPHHPYYYKSPPPPSPSPPPPYYYKSPPPPSPSPHHPYYYKSPPPPSPSPPPPYYYKSPPPPSPSPPPPYYYKSPPPPSPSPPPPYYYKSPPPPSPSPPPPYYYKSPPPPSPSPPPPYYYKSPPPPSPSPPPPYYYKSPPPPSPSPPPPYYYKSPPPPSPSPPPPYHYISPPPPSPSPPPPYHYISPPPPSPHPHYIYKSPPPPSPSPPPPYYYTSPPPPIKSPPPPVYVYTSPPPPTY, from the exons ATGACGATTCGTGGCCACCGCCCCGCTGCCAGGGGACGGTTCTTGCCGGAGCTCATGGTGGCTATGGCTATATTGGCTACTTCTAGCATTGTATCAGCAGACCCTTATGAGTACAAGTCGCCACCGCCTTATGAGTACAAGTCTCCTCCACCACCATCACCACATCCACATCCACCGTATTATTACAAGtctcctccaccaccaccaccttaTGAATATAAGTCTCCACCACCGCCTTCACCATCACCACCTCCACCGTACTACTACAAATCACCACCGCCTCCTTCACCTTCTCCACCACCACCTTACGTGTATAAATCACCACCTCCACCCTCACCATCACCACCTCCACCGTATTATTACAAGTCTCCTCCTCCACCATCACCTTCTCCACCACCACCTTATTATTACAAATCACCACCTCCACCCTCACCATCACCACCTCCACCGTATTATTACAAGTCTCCTCCTCCACCATCACCTTCTCCACCACCACCTTATTATTACAAATCTCCACCACCACCCTCGCCATCACCACCTCCACCGTACTATTACAAATCGCCTCCACCTCCATCACCATCGCCTCCACCACCTTACTACTACAAATCTCCACCACCTCCATCACCTACACCACATTACTACTACAAATCCCCACCACCACCGTCACCATCACCTCCACCACATTACTACTATAAATCCCCACCACCACCGTCACCTCCACCTCCTTATTACTACTACAAATCTCCACCACCTCCATCACCATCACATCCACCACATTACTACTACAAATCCCCACCACCACCGTCACCATCACCACCGCCACCATACTATTACATATCTCCACCACCACCAAAAAAATCACCGCCACCATACCACTATACTTCACCACCTCCACCCCCAAAGTCATATCCACCTCCATATCACTATGTTTCACCACCACCTCCGGTGAAGACACCCCCTCCTACATATTACTATAAATCTCCACCACCTCCGCATGTCCCTTACTACCCTCCACATCATCCATTGGTTGTTAAGGTTGTAGGAAAAGTATATTGTTACAAGTGCTATGATTGGACATATCCCATCAAATCTCATGATAAGAAACATCTCAAAG GTGCAATTGTTGAGGTGACATGCAAGGTGGGCGACAAGAAAATTGTGGCGTACGGCAAGACAAAGATTAATGGAAAATATAGTATTCCAATTGAAGGATTTGAATATGGAAAATATGGAGCTAAGGCATGCAAGGCTAAGCTCCATGCACCACCTAAGGATTCCAAATGCAATATTCCAACAAATCTTCATTGGGGAAAGAAAGGAGCCAAGCTCAAAGTGAAATCTAAGACTGAGCATGAAGTTGTGTTATATGCTAAATCATTTGCTTATGCTCCAAAGACTCCTTATGAAGAATGTAATAAGCCTAAGCCAAAGCCAAAGCCGACCCCAACCCCGTACTATTACAAGTCGCCGCCGCCACCACCACCGGTGTACATTTATAAATCACCTCCTCCGCCAACTTACGTTTACAAGTCCCCACCACCTCCGCCACCTTATGTATATAaatcaccaccaccacctccaccggTTTATATTTACAAGTCTCCACCTCCTCCATCACCATATTACTATAAATCACCACCACCACCATCACCATACCCCCTTCCATATCACTACAAGTCTCCGCCACCACCTTACTATTACAAATCCCCTCCGCCACCATCTCCATCTCCTCATCATCCATACTACTACAAGTCCCCACCACCACCTTCGCCATCACCTCCACCGCCATACTATTACAAATCCCCTCCGCCACCATCTCCATCTCCTCATCATCCATACTACTACAAGTCCCCACCGCCACCATCTCCATCACCTCCACCACCATATTACTATAAATCCCCTCCGCCACCATCTCCATCTCCTCATCATCCATACTACTACAAGTCCCCACCGCCACCATCTCCATCACCTCCACCACCATATTACTATAAATCCCCTCCGCCACCATCTCCATCTCCTCATCATCCATACTACTACAAGTCCCCACCGCCACCATCTCCATCACCTCCACCACCATACTATTATAAATCCCCTCCACCGCCATCGCCATCTCCACCACCTCCCTACTATTATAAATCTCCTCCACCGCCATCGCCATCGCCTCCTCCACCATACTACTACAAGTCCCCACCACCACCTTCTCCATCTCCACCACCTCCCTACTATTATAAATCTCCTCCACCGCCATCGCCATCTCCTCCTCCACCATACTACTACAAATCCCCACCGCCACCTTCGCCATCTCCACCCCCTCCCTACTATTACAAATCTCCTCCCCCACCATCTCCTTCACCGCCACCACCCTACTACTACAAATCACCTCCACCACCATCGCCATCTCCTCCACCTCCCTACCATTACATTTCCCCACCACCACCATCACCATCGCCCCCACCACCATACCACTACATTTCTCCACCGCCACCTTCCCCCCATCCACATTACATTTACAAGTCCCCGCCTCCGCCTTCACCATCACCTCCACCTCCGTACTACTATACATCACCTCCCCCGCCCATAAAGTCACCTCCACCACCAGTTTATGTATACACGTCTCCACCTCCTCCAACTTACTAG
- the LOC142542262 gene encoding uncharacterized protein LOC142542262 isoform X2: MTIRGHRPAARGRFLPELMVAMAILATSSIVSADPYEYKSPPPYEYKSPPPPSPHPHPPYYYKSPPPPPPYEYKSPPPPSPSPPPPYYYKSPPPPSPSPPPPYVYKSPPPPSPSPPPPYYYKSPPPPSPSPPPPYYYKSPPPPSPSPPPPYYYKSPPPPSPSPPPPYYYKSPPPPSPSPPPPYYYKSPPPPSPSPPPPYYYKSPPPPSPTPHYYYKSPPPPSPSPPPHYYYKSPPPPSPPPPYYYYKSPPPPSPSHPPHYYYKSPPPPPPYHYTSPPPPPKSYPPPYHYVSPPPPVKTPPPTYYYKSPPPPHVPYYPPHHPLVVKVVGKVYCYKCYDWTYPIKSHDKKHLKGAIVEVTCKVGDKKIVAYGKTKINGKYSIPIEGFEYGKYGAKACKAKLHAPPKDSKCNIPTNLHWGKKGAKLKVKSKTEHEVVLYAKSFAYAPKTPYEECNKPKPKPKPTPTPYYYKSPPPPPPVYIYKSPPPPTYVYKSPPPPPPYVYKSPPPPPPVYIYKSPPPPSPYYYKSPPPPSPYPLPYHYKSPPPPYYYKSPPPPSPSPHHPYYYKSPPPPSPSPPPPYYYKSPPPPSPSPHHPYYYKSPPPPSPSPPPPYYYKSPPPPSPSPHHPYYYKSPPPPSPSPPPPYYYKSPPPPSPSPHHPYYYKSPPPPSPSPPPPYYYKSPPPPSPSPPPPYYYKSPPPPSPSPPPPYYYKSPPPPSPSPPPPYYYKSPPPPSPSPPPPYYYKSPPPPSPSPPPPYYYKSPPPPSPSPPPPYYYKSPPPPSPSPPPPYHYISPPPPSPSPPPPYHYISPPPPSPHPHYIYKSPPPPSPSPPPPYYYTSPPPPIKSPPPPVYVYTSPPPPTY; the protein is encoded by the exons ATGACGATTCGTGGCCACCGCCCCGCTGCCAGGGGACGGTTCTTGCCGGAGCTCATGGTGGCTATGGCTATATTGGCTACTTCTAGCATTGTATCAGCAGACCCTTATGAGTACAAGTCGCCACCGCCTTATGAGTACAAGTCTCCTCCACCACCATCACCACATCCACATCCACCGTATTATTACAAGtctcctccaccaccaccaccttaTGAATATAAGTCTCCACCACCGCCTTCACCATCACCACCTCCACCGTACTACTACAAATCACCACCGCCTCCTTCACCTTCTCCACCACCACCTTACGTGTATAAATCACCACCTCCACCCTCACCATCACCACCTCCACCGTATTATTACAAGTCTCCTCCTCCACCATCACCTTCTCCACCACCACCTTATTATTACAAATCACCACCTCCACCCTCACCATCACCACCTCCACCGTATTATTACAAGTCTCCTCCTCCACCATCACCTTCTCCACCACCACCTTATTATTACAAATCTCCACCACCACCCTCGCCATCACCACCTCCACCGTACTATTACAAATCGCCTCCACCTCCATCACCATCGCCTCCACCACCTTACTACTACAAATCTCCACCACCTCCATCACCTACACCACATTACTACTACAAATCCCCACCACCACCGTCACCATCACCTCCACCACATTACTACTATAAATCCCCACCACCACCGTCACCTCCACCTCCTTATTACTACTACAAATCTCCACCACCTCCATCACCATCACATCCACCACATTACTACTACAAATCCCCACCAC CACCGCCACCATACCACTATACTTCACCACCTCCACCCCCAAAGTCATATCCACCTCCATATCACTATGTTTCACCACCACCTCCGGTGAAGACACCCCCTCCTACATATTACTATAAATCTCCACCACCTCCGCATGTCCCTTACTACCCTCCACATCATCCATTGGTTGTTAAGGTTGTAGGAAAAGTATATTGTTACAAGTGCTATGATTGGACATATCCCATCAAATCTCATGATAAGAAACATCTCAAAG GTGCAATTGTTGAGGTGACATGCAAGGTGGGCGACAAGAAAATTGTGGCGTACGGCAAGACAAAGATTAATGGAAAATATAGTATTCCAATTGAAGGATTTGAATATGGAAAATATGGAGCTAAGGCATGCAAGGCTAAGCTCCATGCACCACCTAAGGATTCCAAATGCAATATTCCAACAAATCTTCATTGGGGAAAGAAAGGAGCCAAGCTCAAAGTGAAATCTAAGACTGAGCATGAAGTTGTGTTATATGCTAAATCATTTGCTTATGCTCCAAAGACTCCTTATGAAGAATGTAATAAGCCTAAGCCAAAGCCAAAGCCGACCCCAACCCCGTACTATTACAAGTCGCCGCCGCCACCACCACCGGTGTACATTTATAAATCACCTCCTCCGCCAACTTACGTTTACAAGTCCCCACCACCTCCGCCACCTTATGTATATAaatcaccaccaccacctccaccggTTTATATTTACAAGTCTCCACCTCCTCCATCACCATATTACTATAAATCACCACCACCACCATCACCATACCCCCTTCCATATCACTACAAGTCTCCGCCACCACCTTACTATTACAAATCCCCTCCGCCACCATCTCCATCTCCTCATCATCCATACTACTACAAGTCCCCACCACCACCTTCGCCATCACCTCCACCGCCATACTATTACAAATCCCCTCCGCCACCATCTCCATCTCCTCATCATCCATACTACTACAAGTCCCCACCGCCACCATCTCCATCACCTCCACCACCATATTACTATAAATCCCCTCCGCCACCATCTCCATCTCCTCATCATCCATACTACTACAAGTCCCCACCGCCACCATCTCCATCACCTCCACCACCATATTACTATAAATCCCCTCCGCCACCATCTCCATCTCCTCATCATCCATACTACTACAAGTCCCCACCGCCACCATCTCCATCACCTCCACCACCATACTATTATAAATCCCCTCCACCGCCATCGCCATCTCCACCACCTCCCTACTATTATAAATCTCCTCCACCGCCATCGCCATCGCCTCCTCCACCATACTACTACAAGTCCCCACCACCACCTTCTCCATCTCCACCACCTCCCTACTATTATAAATCTCCTCCACCGCCATCGCCATCTCCTCCTCCACCATACTACTACAAATCCCCACCGCCACCTTCGCCATCTCCACCCCCTCCCTACTATTACAAATCTCCTCCCCCACCATCTCCTTCACCGCCACCACCCTACTACTACAAATCACCTCCACCACCATCGCCATCTCCTCCACCTCCCTACCATTACATTTCCCCACCACCACCATCACCATCGCCCCCACCACCATACCACTACATTTCTCCACCGCCACCTTCCCCCCATCCACATTACATTTACAAGTCCCCGCCTCCGCCTTCACCATCACCTCCACCTCCGTACTACTATACATCACCTCCCCCGCCCATAAAGTCACCTCCACCACCAGTTTATGTATACACGTCTCCACCTCCTCCAACTTACTAG
- the LOC142542258 gene encoding uncharacterized protein LOC142542258 isoform X3, with protein sequence MKEFKDHWALFILSGQFLNYFLPHHQLGSPPFWNHIIHIWCQGPSMPIEAAKDTGVPYVEMILKKNRLSLDVISCLLTRCTWLNIHIVPPHGIVLEIRIAEGFGARWSEDGIKFMGFLEPYVVDGFLKGWKH encoded by the exons ATGAAGGAATTCAAAGACCATTGGGCTTTGTTCATACTGTCGGGACAGTTCCTGAACTACTTCCTCCCCCACCATCAACTCGGCTCTCCACCTTTTTGGAACCACATAATCCACAT CTGGTGCCAGGGACCTAGCATGCCAATAGAAGCAGCAAAGGATACTGGGGTGCCTTACGTGGAAATG ATTCTGAAAAAAAATAGGCTCTCTCTTGATGTCATCAGTTGCTTATTAACTCGTTGTACCTGGCTGAACATTCATATCGTTCCACCTCATGGAATCGTGTTGGAGATCAGAATTGCCGAAGGTTTTGGGGCACGGTGGTCTGAAGATGGGATTAAG TTCATGGGATTTCTCGAGCCATATGTGGTGGATGGTTTCTTGAAGGGCTGGAAGCATTAG
- the LOC142542258 gene encoding uncharacterized protein LOC142542258 isoform X2, translated as MRLCFLGLSYEGIQRPLGFVHTVGTVPELLPPPPSTRLSTFLEPHNPHFDLDSWCQGPSMPIEAAKDTGVPYVEMILKKNRLSLDVISCLLTRCTWLNIHIVPPHGIVLEIRIAEGFGARWSEDGIKFMGFLEPYVVDGFLKGWKH; from the exons ATGCGTTTGTGTTTTTTG GGACTGAGCTATGAAGGAATTCAAAGACCATTGGGCTTTGTTCATACTGTCGGGACAGTTCCTGAACTACTTCCTCCCCCACCATCAACTCGGCTCTCCACCTTTTTGGAACCACATAATCCACAT TTCGACCTTGACAGCTGGTGCCAGGGACCTAGCATGCCAATAGAAGCAGCAAAGGATACTGGGGTGCCTTACGTGGAAATG ATTCTGAAAAAAAATAGGCTCTCTCTTGATGTCATCAGTTGCTTATTAACTCGTTGTACCTGGCTGAACATTCATATCGTTCCACCTCATGGAATCGTGTTGGAGATCAGAATTGCCGAAGGTTTTGGGGCACGGTGGTCTGAAGATGGGATTAAG TTCATGGGATTTCTCGAGCCATATGTGGTGGATGGTTTCTTGAAGGGCTGGAAGCATTAG
- the LOC142542258 gene encoding uncharacterized protein LOC142542258 isoform X1: MLTAPTFPELIPPISCPLMEGLSYEGIQRPLGFVHTVGTVPELLPPPPSTRLSTFLEPHNPHFDLDSWCQGPSMPIEAAKDTGVPYVEMILKKNRLSLDVISCLLTRCTWLNIHIVPPHGIVLEIRIAEGFGARWSEDGIKFMGFLEPYVVDGFLKGWKH; encoded by the exons ATGCTTACTGCGCCAACCTTCCCAGAGCTAATCCCTCCGATCTCCTGCCCACTAATGGAG GGACTGAGCTATGAAGGAATTCAAAGACCATTGGGCTTTGTTCATACTGTCGGGACAGTTCCTGAACTACTTCCTCCCCCACCATCAACTCGGCTCTCCACCTTTTTGGAACCACATAATCCACAT TTCGACCTTGACAGCTGGTGCCAGGGACCTAGCATGCCAATAGAAGCAGCAAAGGATACTGGGGTGCCTTACGTGGAAATG ATTCTGAAAAAAAATAGGCTCTCTCTTGATGTCATCAGTTGCTTATTAACTCGTTGTACCTGGCTGAACATTCATATCGTTCCACCTCATGGAATCGTGTTGGAGATCAGAATTGCCGAAGGTTTTGGGGCACGGTGGTCTGAAGATGGGATTAAG TTCATGGGATTTCTCGAGCCATATGTGGTGGATGGTTTCTTGAAGGGCTGGAAGCATTAG